The Cohnella abietis genome has a segment encoding these proteins:
- a CDS encoding helix-turn-helix domain-containing protein, protein MDEKNPYLVAFGNRIKKARKELKITQDDLSLYTRIDRSYISEIENGIKNPSLTTILTLAKALHVPPSKLMQIFESKEVNDE, encoded by the coding sequence AGTTGCGTTTGGTAATAGGATAAAAAAAGCGCGTAAAGAATTAAAAATTACGCAGGACGATTTAAGTTTGTATACACGCATTGATAGAAGTTACATAAGCGAAATCGAGAACGGTATTAAGAATCCAAGTCTGACTACGATTTTGACATTAGCAAAAGCATTGCATGTTCCACCATCAAAACTGATGCAAATTTTTGAGTCGAAAGAAGTAAACGATGAATGA